TCCACCATCTCAACGAGAAGAGTGACAATCCGCTGCCCGATACCCAGAACGCTTTTCCCGGGCCCTTGTGCGTGATGAGGAGCCGCCATCATTAACGACGCGTCAGCAGAACGCCCAGCACGACGCCCACGGCCGCACCAATCCCGACGCCGGTCCACGGATTTTCGCGCACATAGTCGTCAGCACGCGCAGCGGCTTCACGAGTCTGTTTAGCAATGGCATCACCCGTTTCACCGAGGCGATAGCGGCTCTCTTTAAGCGCGCGCTCGGCTTTGCTGCGGATCTTACTCAACTCTTCTTTCGATTTATCACCAGAGGAGTTCAGCACCTCTTCCAGCGTATCGGCCAGGGATTTCAACTCAGCGCGCAGATGTTCCGATGTGTTTTCTTTCGACATAGTTTTCTCCAGGTGAGTAAGTGGTACTGATACTTAGTAGTCGCGAGCTTCGAGCTCTTTCAGTTCCGCTCGCGCTTCAGCCAGTTTACGCTCGCGTTTGGCAATTTTGTCCGCATCGCCTTTTTGCTTCGCTTCGGCGAGGTCGCGCTGACGTTCGGCGATCTCTTCTTTCTGCTCAGCAATTTTTTCCTGATGATCGGCACGCAGCTTGCTGTCAGTACAGTGGGCCCTGACTTCGCTGAGCGCTTTTTTTAGCCCATTGATGCGATTCTGGTTATTGTGCTTCTCGGCGTAGCTGATCTCCCGTTGAATATCCTGCTCTTTTTGCTGGCAAAGCGTGTTAGCGTAGCTGCCAGCACTGAGAGCGAAAAGGGAGATAGCGAAAGCGATGCGGTATTTCATTCTTGAACCTTCCATTGTGACTCGTCCCCATGAATTCAGGAACGATGATCCAGTGATAAAGCGACAGGGTGACCCCATCGCCTCATTAATCATAGACATTAATCGCAGAAATCACCAAAGTGGGTGATATGATTCGGATTCCTGGAGATTACCCTACCCGATGTGGCGTATCGCGTAAAC
The sequence above is drawn from the Citrobacter amalonaticus genome and encodes:
- a CDS encoding DUF883 family protein, encoding MSKENTSEHLRAELKSLADTLEEVLNSSGDKSKEELSKIRSKAERALKESRYRLGETGDAIAKQTREAAARADDYVRENPWTGVGIGAAVGVVLGVLLTRR
- a CDS encoding DUF1090 domain-containing protein; amino-acid sequence: MKYRIAFAISLFALSAGSYANTLCQQKEQDIQREISYAEKHNNQNRINGLKKALSEVRAHCTDSKLRADHQEKIAEQKEEIAERQRDLAEAKQKGDADKIAKRERKLAEARAELKELEARDY